Proteins from a single region of Chitinophagales bacterium:
- a CDS encoding S8 family peptidase, whose protein sequence is MKTALSFVLSFFIFCSHAEIVAVKLCDVNKQEFVKSIKENGGEILTFTEHNEYALIKNATQVNLSSFCYYANVRVKDNVLCFETNKILLKTNGNLSENITKLYKMEANPFIPNIYSIETDAKNIDELNAKINEIKSQNWCAYVQANQFFTMQSTSSDTYYSYQWAIENNGTANQGGGTPGADMSVDSAWTITQGSVSIKIAILDSGVDTTHEDLKPNLLQGYDGFANDTSDTEGYPTPNFSSDGHGTACAGIAAAVADNNKGIAGIANLCQIVPIRIFYYKDYGSGIGVQPTTSTDALLNGSAYAWRYANADVMSVSAGLLPLHIAFLNINTQLVSDEIEAAYYQGRNGFGVPMFFSSGNEDDADVLWPADLYTTIAVGASSMCDERKNPTDCSSENWGSSYGDMLDVVAPGVKIATTDMTGGNGYNSGSYTFTFNGTSAACPNAAGVGALILSVNDSLHARDVKNILRITAERVGAYNYDSVDVYGTWNEEMGYGRINAFEAVKLAQTYESTVPIKQVVSEETKVSIYPNPNEGKVLIINDNTFAVEIDIYDVLGRFIDNISLQTKENTPYYFEQKGYYILKEQQSGKVFKVLVE, encoded by the coding sequence ATGAAAACTGCTTTATCTTTTGTTTTATCGTTTTTTATTTTTTGTTCTCACGCAGAAATTGTAGCTGTTAAATTATGTGATGTAAATAAACAAGAATTTGTAAAAAGTATTAAAGAAAATGGAGGGGAAATATTAACTTTTACAGAGCATAATGAATATGCACTTATAAAAAATGCTACTCAGGTAAATTTATCTTCATTTTGTTATTATGCTAATGTTAGAGTAAAGGACAATGTTTTGTGTTTTGAAACCAATAAAATATTGCTTAAAACAAATGGAAATTTAAGTGAAAATATTACAAAATTGTATAAAATGGAAGCCAATCCATTCATTCCTAATATATATAGTATAGAAACTGATGCTAAAAATATAGATGAACTAAATGCCAAAATAAATGAAATTAAATCACAAAATTGGTGTGCTTATGTGCAGGCTAATCAATTTTTTACAATGCAAAGTACCAGTAGCGATACTTATTACAGCTACCAGTGGGCAATAGAAAATAATGGAACAGCAAACCAAGGAGGTGGCACACCGGGTGCAGATATGAGTGTAGATTCAGCCTGGACAATAACGCAAGGAAGTGTATCTATAAAAATAGCAATCTTAGATAGCGGAGTAGATACTACACATGAAGATTTAAAACCAAACTTACTTCAAGGTTATGATGGATTTGCAAATGATACATCTGATACAGAAGGCTATCCTACGCCAAATTTTAGCAGTGATGGACACGGAACAGCTTGTGCCGGAATAGCAGCCGCAGTAGCTGATAATAATAAAGGAATAGCGGGAATTGCTAATCTTTGTCAAATTGTACCTATCCGAATTTTTTACTACAAAGATTATGGTAGTGGGATAGGAGTGCAGCCAACTACTTCAACAGACGCTTTATTAAATGGTTCTGCCTATGCGTGGAGATATGCTAATGCAGATGTTATGAGTGTTTCTGCCGGATTATTGCCTTTGCACATAGCATTTTTAAATATTAATACGCAATTGGTTTCAGACGAAATAGAAGCGGCTTATTATCAAGGAAGAAATGGTTTTGGTGTGCCTATGTTTTTCTCTTCCGGAAATGAAGATGATGCAGATGTGCTTTGGCCGGCAGATTTATATACAACCATAGCCGTAGGAGCCAGTTCTATGTGCGATGAAAGAAAAAATCCTACGGATTGTTCTTCTGAAAATTGGGGAAGCAGTTATGGCGATATGTTAGATGTAGTAGCTCCGGGAGTAAAAATAGCCACTACAGATATGACGGGCGGTAATGGATATAATTCGGGAAGTTACACTTTCACTTTTAACGGCACAAGTGCTGCCTGCCCCAATGCTGCCGGAGTAGGAGCTTTAATTTTGAGTGTAAACGATAGCTTGCATGCTCGCGATGTAAAAAATATTTTGCGTATTACGGCAGAAAGGGTGGGAGCATATAATTATGACTCTGTAGATGTGTATGGCACTTGGAATGAAGAAATGGGCTACGGGAGAATTAATGCTTTTGAGGCGGTTAAATTGGCTCAAACGTATGAATCTACAGTTCCTATAAAACAAGTTGTAAGTGAAGAAACAAAAGTTTCTATTTATCCTAATCCTAATGAAGGAAAAGTATTAATAATTAATGATAATACCTTTGCCGTAGAAATAGATATTTATGATGTTTTAGGGCGGTTTATTGATAACATTTCATTGCAAACAAAAGAAAACACACCATATTACTTTGAGCAAAAAGGCTATTATATTTTAAAAGAGCAGCAATCAGGCAAAGTTTTTAAGGTGTTAGTGGAGTAG
- a CDS encoding right-handed parallel beta-helix repeat-containing protein, translating into MKTKLFSPLIILTIFLFSCNNSGKVEVKDTSEMHKATQEEIDQLMENFILAESGSTIQIPEGFYELNNQLILDDVKNVIVQGAGMDKTIISFKTLKTGGEGIKVAGSNNVTLQDFTVYDAPGDGIKTQHCDTMIFRRLNTTWTNGDKSKNGTYALYPVQCKNVIVDECIASHSRDAGIYVGQSENVIVKNSTAFGNVAGIEIENCDNAEVYNCKAYDNAGGILVFNLPGLMKADASNTRIFDNEIIENNHINFALDDSTNSGNAVTQIPPGSGVIILAGKNVEVFNNKILRNKTVGVVVASYQITQYPFDTSNGWSPYSYDIYVHDNEYERPSALPDLTKELGKLLSMKNAYGAMKTQDIVYDGIWDDARGNDITKNPMNICFKEPQIDDLHFSYYELSEKISDIKSYKDYTPFVCEHEVLTDVTSLKEL; encoded by the coding sequence ATGAAAACCAAACTTTTTTCCCCGTTAATTATTTTAACTATTTTCCTTTTTTCTTGCAACAATTCCGGCAAGGTAGAAGTGAAAGATACCTCTGAAATGCATAAGGCTACACAAGAAGAAATAGACCAACTAATGGAAAATTTTATTCTTGCCGAAAGTGGAAGTACTATTCAAATACCGGAAGGATTTTATGAACTTAACAATCAGCTAATTTTAGATGATGTTAAAAATGTAATAGTACAAGGTGCAGGAATGGACAAAACCATTATTTCGTTTAAAACCCTAAAAACGGGTGGCGAAGGAATAAAAGTGGCAGGAAGTAATAATGTTACTTTGCAAGATTTTACCGTTTATGATGCTCCTGGCGATGGAATTAAAACACAGCACTGTGATACTATGATTTTTAGAAGATTAAACACCACTTGGACAAATGGCGATAAATCTAAAAATGGAACTTATGCTCTTTATCCCGTACAATGCAAAAATGTAATAGTAGATGAATGTATAGCTTCTCACTCAAGAGATGCGGGCATTTATGTAGGGCAAAGTGAAAATGTAATAGTTAAAAACAGTACTGCCTTTGGAAACGTAGCAGGTATTGAAATAGAAAACTGCGATAATGCTGAAGTATATAATTGCAAAGCTTATGATAATGCAGGTGGAATATTAGTATTTAATTTACCGGGTTTAATGAAAGCTGATGCTTCAAACACCAGAATTTTTGATAATGAAATAATTGAAAACAACCACATCAACTTTGCATTAGATGATTCAACAAATAGCGGAAATGCCGTAACACAAATACCTCCTGGAAGTGGTGTAATTATTTTAGCAGGAAAAAATGTAGAAGTATTTAACAATAAAATATTAAGAAACAAAACTGTGGGAGTGGTAGTAGCCAGCTACCAAATAACACAATATCCTTTTGATACCAGCAATGGTTGGTCGCCATACTCTTATGATATTTATGTACATGATAATGAATATGAAAGACCTTCTGCTCTACCAGATTTAACTAAGGAATTAGGCAAACTTTTATCCATGAAAAATGCCTATGGAGCTATGAAAACCCAAGACATAGTATATGATGGAATATGGGACGATGCAAGGGGTAATGACATTACTAAAAACCCAATGAATATTTGCTTTAAAGAACCTCAAATTGATGATTTACATTTCTCTTACTATGAACTTTCAGAAAAAATAAGCGATATTAAATCATATAAAGACTACACCCCATTTGTTTGTGAACACGAAGTGCTTACAGACGTAACATCCCTAAAAGAACTATAA
- a CDS encoding peptide chain release factor 3 has protein sequence MSLKEEISKRKTFAVIAHPDSGKTTLTEKLLLFGGAIQTAGAVKSNKIKKSTTSDFMEIEKQRGISVATSVMAFEYADKLINILDTPGHKDFAEDTYRTLTAVDSVILVIDCVKGVEEQTERLMEVCRMRNTPVIVFINKLDRDGRDPYDLLGELDEKLNIHAIPLTWPIGMGTAFKGVYNLAAKELNLFQAGQTQDNVIKFKDLATPELDKQVGKTFADQLREDVELIDGVYGKFDPKPYLAGKVAPVFFGSAVNNFGVKEMLDIFIDFAPNPVARETQARLVEPTEDKFTGFVFKIHANLDPKHRDRIAFLRVCSGKFERNTFYQHTRQNKKVRFNNPTSFMAQKKSIIDEAFPGDVIGLYDTGTFKIGDTLTEGEELYYKGIPSFSPELFREVINKDPMKSKQLDKGVEQLSDEGVAQLFIHNLGNRKIIGTVGQLQFEVIQYRLLNEYGASAEFRPLNYYKACWIKSNNEAQMNEFKRRKHSNIVQDKEGNDVFLADSAWILKVAREDFPEINFYTTSDFKVDALANEYTY, from the coding sequence ATGAGTTTAAAAGAAGAAATAAGTAAAAGAAAAACCTTTGCCGTAATTGCTCACCCCGATTCGGGAAAAACAACGCTTACAGAAAAACTGTTGTTGTTTGGTGGAGCTATACAAACTGCCGGAGCTGTAAAATCTAATAAGATAAAAAAATCTACCACCTCAGATTTTATGGAAATAGAAAAGCAAAGAGGTATTTCTGTGGCTACGTCCGTTATGGCATTTGAATATGCCGATAAACTTATTAATATATTAGATACTCCAGGACACAAAGATTTTGCTGAAGACACTTATAGAACTTTAACTGCCGTAGATAGTGTTATTTTGGTTATAGACTGCGTAAAAGGTGTGGAAGAGCAAACAGAAAGATTAATGGAAGTTTGCCGAATGAGAAATACGCCCGTTATAGTTTTTATAAATAAATTAGATAGAGACGGTCGTGATCCTTATGATTTGCTTGGTGAATTGGACGAAAAACTAAACATTCATGCTATTCCATTAACATGGCCTATTGGAATGGGAACGGCTTTTAAAGGCGTTTATAATTTAGCGGCAAAAGAATTAAACTTATTTCAAGCGGGGCAAACACAAGATAATGTAATAAAATTTAAAGATTTAGCCACACCCGAATTAGATAAACAAGTAGGAAAAACCTTTGCCGACCAACTTAGAGAAGATGTAGAATTAATAGATGGAGTGTATGGGAAATTTGACCCAAAACCTTATTTAGCAGGCAAAGTAGCTCCTGTATTTTTTGGGAGTGCTGTTAATAATTTTGGCGTAAAAGAAATGCTGGATATTTTTATTGATTTTGCTCCAAACCCTGTAGCAAGGGAAACACAAGCACGCTTAGTAGAGCCTACGGAAGATAAATTTACAGGCTTTGTGTTTAAAATACATGCCAATTTAGACCCAAAACACAGAGATAGAATTGCTTTTTTGAGAGTTTGCAGCGGTAAATTTGAAAGAAATACTTTTTACCAGCACACCCGACAAAATAAAAAAGTAAGATTTAATAATCCCACAAGTTTTATGGCTCAGAAAAAGAGCATAATTGATGAAGCATTTCCGGGAGATGTGATAGGACTATACGATACAGGTACTTTTAAAATAGGCGATACGCTAACAGAAGGAGAGGAGCTGTACTATAAAGGAATACCAAGTTTTTCGCCAGAATTATTTAGAGAAGTAATTAATAAAGACCCTATGAAATCTAAGCAATTAGATAAAGGTGTGGAGCAGTTAAGTGATGAGGGTGTGGCACAGTTATTTATACATAATTTAGGCAATAGAAAAATTATTGGAACTGTGGGGCAATTACAATTTGAAGTTATTCAATACCGATTGTTGAATGAATATGGAGCGTCAGCTGAGTTTAGACCTTTAAACTACTATAAAGCTTGCTGGATAAAAAGCAACAATGAAGCTCAAATGAATGAATTTAAACGCAGAAAACACAGCAATATAGTTCAAGATAAAGAAGGAAATGACGTTTTCTTGGCAGACAGTGCTTGGATACTTAAAGTAGCCCGAGAAGATTTCCCCGAAATAAATTTCTATACCACCAGCGATTTTAAAGTTGATGCTTTAGCAAACGAGTACACTTATTAA
- the mdh gene encoding malate dehydrogenase → MKVSVIGAGNVGASCAEYIAIKNFASEVVLLDIKEDFAEGKAMDLMQTSVYNRFNTRIVGSTNDYSKTAGSKVVVITSGIPRKPGMSREELIGINAGIVKTVTENILKHSPEAIIIVVSNPMDTMTYLAHKSTGLPKNRIIGMGGALDSARFQYRIAEALECPTSDVDGMVLGGHSDTGMIPLTRLARYRGLPISKFLSEERIDELMEATKVGGATLTKMLGTSAWYAPGAAVSELVQAIVCDQKKLMPCSVMLDGEYGMKDICIGVPVILGKNGVEKIVEIELNDAEKAKMAESAEAVRRVNGLLG, encoded by the coding sequence ATGAAAGTATCTGTAATAGGAGCAGGCAACGTAGGTGCAAGTTGTGCCGAGTATATTGCCATTAAAAATTTTGCATCGGAAGTGGTGCTTTTAGACATTAAAGAAGATTTTGCCGAAGGTAAAGCTATGGATTTAATGCAAACATCTGTTTATAATAGGTTTAATACCAGAATAGTGGGTTCTACAAACGATTATAGCAAAACTGCCGGAAGTAAAGTAGTAGTTATAACAAGCGGAATACCAAGAAAACCGGGTATGAGCAGAGAAGAATTAATTGGCATTAATGCAGGAATAGTTAAAACTGTAACTGAAAATATATTAAAACATTCTCCGGAGGCTATTATTATAGTAGTAAGCAATCCTATGGATACTATGACTTATTTAGCACACAAAAGTACAGGATTACCTAAAAATAGAATTATTGGAATGGGTGGTGCTTTAGACAGTGCACGTTTTCAATACAGAATTGCTGAAGCTTTAGAATGCCCTACAAGTGATGTGGACGGAATGGTTTTAGGTGGACATAGCGACACAGGAATGATTCCTTTAACAAGATTAGCAAGATACAGAGGATTGCCTATAAGTAAATTTTTAAGCGAAGAAAGAATTGATGAATTAATGGAAGCTACAAAAGTAGGTGGTGCTACTTTAACCAAAATGTTAGGTACAAGTGCATGGTACGCTCCGGGTGCAGCTGTATCTGAGTTAGTACAAGCTATAGTATGCGACCAAAAGAAATTAATGCCTTGTTCTGTTATGTTAGATGGCGAATATGGAATGAAAGATATTTGTATAGGTGTTCCTGTTATTTTGGGTAAAAATGGCGTAGAAAAAATAGTAGAAATAGAACTTAACGATGCCGAAAAAGCTAAAATGGCAGAAAGTGCAGAAGCTGTGAGAAGAGTAAATGGATTGTTAGGATAA
- a CDS encoding T9SS type A sorting domain-containing protein — MKKVFLSVFTIISIALNAQQSGWCGTQISKEWMDAFYQRDKSHLTHKSLNPVTLPISYHIVGMDNGTGYYGLNELFRSHCELQSLYDNANITFYIYEIDYINNTDFYNGVNTYGLFQQSNNPNTINVYIVDNMDGVCGYSFVPQPYDNQGWPGPNRGGVMLQKGCMQVNNTTYRHEMGHYLNLPHTFYGWEGEPTPDNSQNAPSTINGSAVERANGTNCNNSGDGFCDTPPDYISDRWSCSFARTFIDPVGNSFNVDDNNFMSYSNDGCAQYLSDDQYAEVNAAAANHRPYLLTLPVPDEIIMNTINSTFPPDSSNNLNSSNIVFKWEADENAQFYQIQITQNNFINPLIDEVTTDTFYVFQNANINTNYQYRVKPVNLLNTCTNYSNIKGIKTSPRKATIVTTNLDCPESTNGEATISITGNYTSATYKWYEGLNSTNEIPFEYTNSISGLSAGDYSVIAIINNIDTLFTSFTIAASNPINVSIIENNGALIASISGGVPPYSFTWQNGATTLTINDPVVGENYLVVLDQNGCQKIATYNYQISSVNDINNTLNNVYLTPNPLNGNALNIFYNANKSETIAIRLSDINGKTLNTKEVVSKEGKNKVTLNNLNLAGGVYFVNLSINGSSITKKLMVLN; from the coding sequence ATGAAAAAAGTATTTTTAAGTGTTTTTACCATAATCTCAATTGCATTAAATGCACAACAATCGGGTTGGTGTGGCACTCAAATAAGTAAAGAATGGATGGACGCTTTTTACCAAAGAGATAAAAGCCATTTAACACATAAATCTTTAAATCCGGTTACGCTACCTATCTCCTACCATATTGTAGGTATGGACAACGGAACAGGCTATTATGGATTAAATGAATTATTTCGTTCACATTGCGAGTTACAATCTTTGTACGATAATGCTAATATAACTTTCTACATTTATGAGATTGACTATATTAATAATACCGATTTTTATAACGGTGTAAATACCTATGGTTTATTTCAGCAAAGCAATAACCCCAACACCATTAATGTATATATAGTGGATAACATGGACGGAGTTTGTGGTTATAGTTTTGTTCCTCAACCCTATGATAACCAAGGCTGGCCGGGGCCAAACAGAGGGGGCGTAATGCTTCAAAAAGGCTGTATGCAGGTTAATAATACTACATACAGACACGAAATGGGACATTACTTAAATTTACCGCACACATTTTATGGCTGGGAAGGCGAACCAACTCCTGATAATTCGCAAAATGCTCCGAGCACTATTAATGGCTCTGCAGTAGAACGTGCCAATGGTACAAATTGCAATAATTCTGGAGATGGCTTTTGTGATACGCCACCAGATTATATTAGCGATAGATGGAGTTGTTCTTTTGCCAGAACTTTTATAGATCCTGTAGGAAATTCTTTTAATGTAGATGACAATAATTTTATGTCGTACAGCAATGACGGCTGTGCTCAATATTTAAGCGATGACCAATATGCAGAAGTAAATGCTGCGGCTGCTAACCACAGACCTTATTTGCTTACTTTGCCTGTGCCAGATGAAATTATTATGAATACTATTAATTCTACTTTTCCTCCTGATAGTTCTAATAACTTAAACTCATCAAATATTGTATTCAAATGGGAAGCAGATGAAAATGCACAATTTTATCAAATACAAATTACCCAAAATAACTTTATTAATCCACTTATTGATGAAGTAACAACAGATACATTTTATGTTTTTCAAAATGCTAACATAAATACTAATTATCAATATCGTGTAAAACCAGTTAATTTATTAAATACTTGCACTAATTACAGCAATATAAAAGGTATTAAAACTTCTCCAAGAAAGGCAACAATAGTAACTACAAACTTAGATTGCCCAGAAAGTACTAACGGTGAAGCTACAATTTCCATTACAGGAAATTACACATCTGCAACATATAAATGGTACGAAGGTCTTAATAGTACTAATGAAATCCCTTTTGAATATACAAATTCCATTTCCGGATTAAGTGCAGGCGATTATTCTGTAATAGCTATTATTAATAATATAGATACACTATTTACTTCTTTTACAATAGCCGCTTCTAACCCTATAAATGTTTCCATTATTGAAAACAACGGAGCTTTAATAGCTTCCATTTCGGGAGGTGTGCCCCCCTACTCTTTTACTTGGCAAAACGGTGCTACTACACTAACTATTAACGACCCCGTAGTAGGCGAAAATTACTTAGTTGTATTAGATCAAAATGGTTGTCAAAAAATAGCTACTTATAATTATCAAATAAGCAGTGTTAATGACATAAACAATACCTTAAACAATGTTTATTTAACACCAAATCCTTTAAATGGAAATGCTTTAAATATTTTTTATAATGCTAATAAAAGTGAAACTATAGCTATACGACTTTCTGATATAAATGGCAAAACTTTAAATACTAAAGAAGTAGTTTCTAAAGAAGGAAAAAATAAAGTTACTCTTAATAATTTGAATTTAGCTGGAGGTGTTTATTTTGTTAATTTAAGTATAAATGGTTCAAGCATTACTAAAAAGTTAATGGTGCTAAACTAA
- the tilS gene encoding tRNA lysidine(34) synthetase TilS yields MEKKVFQFIDKHSLFSLNQNLIVAVSGGKDSMALVHLLYKNDFKIIVAHCNFTLRGNESDEDAKFIKNYCAKNNIPYNEIVFETEKISKEKGLSIQETARELRYNWLEKIRKENNAVGIATAHHLDDNIETVLFKLAKGTGIRGVRGMQAKNGNIVRPFLETSVDEILTYIATNNIHYREDSSNKSVKYDRNKIRHTLIPVMKEINAGLYPTFINHFERWNEIEKLYNSFVEHWKNKLVKEANCDKIISIKALQKVEGYETLLFEIMRDYSFNKDDVQDMIKGFDSDEHKIYLNEKNRVLIDKKFIYITAVENLSESKVHYISSKQTKIVFENGIFRLVLKPISKLSKINKGKEYAYLDADKLTFPLILRKWKPGDYFYPYGFIKENNKPAKKKISKYLKDQKIDARSKEQTWVLFSEEKLVWLVNQRIDHRFAITEKTKRIFQIKFIES; encoded by the coding sequence GTGGAAAAAAAGGTCTTTCAATTTATAGATAAACACAGTTTATTTTCTTTAAATCAGAACTTAATTGTAGCGGTAAGTGGTGGTAAAGATTCTATGGCTTTAGTTCATTTATTATATAAAAATGATTTTAAAATTATAGTGGCTCACTGCAATTTTACATTAAGAGGCAATGAAAGTGATGAAGACGCTAAGTTTATTAAAAATTATTGTGCAAAAAATAATATTCCTTATAATGAAATAGTTTTTGAGACGGAAAAAATATCAAAGGAAAAAGGCTTGTCTATACAAGAAACGGCACGAGAACTGAGATATAATTGGCTTGAAAAAATAAGGAAAGAAAATAATGCTGTAGGTATTGCCACGGCTCATCATTTAGATGATAATATAGAAACCGTTTTATTTAAGCTGGCAAAAGGTACAGGCATAAGAGGCGTGAGAGGCATGCAAGCAAAAAATGGAAATATTGTACGCCCTTTTTTAGAAACTTCTGTTGATGAAATTTTGACTTACATAGCTACTAATAATATTCATTATAGAGAAGATAGCTCTAACAAAAGTGTAAAATATGACAGAAATAAAATAAGGCATACGTTAATTCCTGTAATGAAAGAAATAAATGCAGGTTTGTATCCAACGTTTATTAATCACTTTGAGCGGTGGAATGAGATAGAAAAATTGTATAATAGTTTTGTTGAGCATTGGAAAAATAAACTTGTAAAAGAAGCTAACTGCGATAAAATTATTTCTATTAAAGCATTGCAAAAAGTGGAAGGATATGAAACTCTTCTTTTTGAAATTATGAGAGATTATAGTTTTAATAAAGATGATGTTCAGGATATGATAAAAGGTTTTGATAGTGATGAGCATAAAATTTATCTAAATGAAAAAAATAGAGTTTTAATAGATAAAAAGTTTATTTACATTACCGCTGTTGAAAATTTAAGTGAAAGTAAAGTACATTATATCAGTAGCAAGCAGACTAAAATAGTATTTGAAAATGGCATTTTTCGTTTAGTTTTAAAACCAATATCTAAGCTATCTAAAATAAATAAAGGTAAAGAATATGCTTATTTAGATGCCGATAAACTAACTTTTCCTTTAATATTAAGAAAATGGAAGCCGGGCGATTATTTTTACCCTTATGGATTTATAAAAGAAAACAATAAACCGGCAAAAAAGAAAATTTCTAAATATTTAAAAGACCAAAAAATAGATGCACGTTCTAAAGAACAGACGTGGGTATTATTTTCTGAAGAAAAATTAGTTTGGTTAGTCAATCAAAGAATAGACCATAGATTTGCTATAACCGAAAAAACTAAGCGTATATTTCAGATTAAGTTTATTGAAAGTTAA